A genomic segment from Chiroxiphia lanceolata isolate bChiLan1 chromosome 27, bChiLan1.pri, whole genome shotgun sequence encodes:
- the MRPL34 gene encoding 39S ribosomal protein L34, mitochondrial, with product MCRSGHQAAVGPLPWKQRGELPGTTTPVSPCGRRRLRLAGRKEPMGSGVVGGRGAMAALGPVWGRRFSLLQRALPCPFPLLPNSPELLPGHPPALGRLPGAPWRFQQLRGKARGNEYQPNNRKRKKTHGWIRRISTPGGIAVILRRMLKGRKSLSH from the exons ATGTGCCGCAGTGGCCACCAGGCCGCGGTGGGGCCGTTGCCATGGAAACAGCGGGGCGAGCTCCCAGGGACCACAACCCCCGTCAGCCCTTGCGGGCGACGCCGGCTGCGATTGGCCGGCAGGAAGGAGCCAATGGGCAGCGGCGTTGTTGGCGGGCGGGGCGCGATGGCGGCGCTGGGCCCGGTGTGGGGTCGCAG gttttccctgctccagcgcgccctcccctgccccttcccGCTCCTTCCCAACTCCCCGGAGCTCCTCCCCGGCCACCCCCCCGCCCTCGGCCGCCTGCCGGGGGCTCCCTGGAGGTTCCAGCAGCTCCGCGGCAAAGCCCGAGGGAACGAGTACCAGCCCAACAACAGGAAGCGCAAGAAGACGCACGGCTGGATCCGGAGGATCAGCACCCCCGGCGGCATCGCCGTGATCCTGCGCCGGATGCTCAAGGGCAGGAAGTCGCTGAGCCACTGA
- the DDA1 gene encoding DET1- and DDB1-associated protein 1, whose translation MADFLKGLPVYNKSNFSRFHADSVCKASNRRPSVYLPTREFPSEQIIVTEKTNILLRYLHQQWDKKNAAKKRDQEQVEIEGENSAPPRKIARTDSQDMNEDT comes from the exons ATG GCAGATTTTTTGAAGGGGTTACCAGTCTACAACAAAAGCAACTTCAGCAGATTCCATGCGGATTCCGTGTGTAAAGCATCC AACAGACGCCCATCAGTTTATCTGCCCACGAGAGAATTTCCCTCTGAACAAA tcatagtaacagaaaagacaaatatcCTCTTGCGTTATTTACACCAGCAGTGGGACAAAAAG aATGCGGCGAAGAAGCGAGACCAGGAGCAGGTGGAGATCGAGGGGGAGAACTCGGCGCCTCCGCGGAAAATCGCTCGGACAGACAGCCAGGACATGAACGAGGACACTTAG